ACCTGTGAAAATTAATGCAACGCCATAAACGCTAGGTGCATGATTGAATAAATTGCCGAATAATGCAAATACCATCAATACAATTGCAATTGGGTAAATTGCTACTAGCACTGGTAAAGAAATTTGAATTAAATCCGCTAAACCGAAGTTAGAAACGGCGAATGAAAATACCGTGAAAATGACTAAGTACACTTTATATGAAATTTTCGGGAAAATCTTATGGAAGAATGTCGCATTGGCCGACAGTAAACCAACAGAAGTTGTTAAACAAGCTAAAATAATAACTGCTGATAAGATAATATTACCCGCTTGCCCGAAAAGCTGTTGCGCTGCCAGTGAAATAATCGTACCGCCATCATCGTGAAAGCCAATTGCCGAAGTACTTGTTACCCCGATATAACCTAAAGATACATAAACAAACGCTAAGCCCGCAGCGGCAATAATACCTGCGAAAATGGTAATTTTAATTTGTGCTGCTTTTTCTGTTACACCACGTGCAACTAATGATTGAACAATAACAATCCCGAATACTAACGAGGCTAGTACGTCCATAGTTAAATAGCCTTGAATGAATGATTCACCAAATGCGTTATCAATATAAGTGCCTTGTGCTTGGCCAATTTCACCCATAGGCGTAATGAGGGATTTAATTGCTAGTAAGCAAATAATGATTAATAATGCTGGTGTTAATATTTTACCTACACGGTCAACGATTTTTGATGGATTGAACGCTAAGTAGAATGTAAGTCCAAAAAATAATAAAGTTGTAATAAATAGTGGAATCCAACTTTCTTTCATTCCTTCAGATAAAAATGGTGCAATACCAATTGAAAATGAAACGGCACCTGTACGGGGAATCGCAAAGAATGGTCCAACTGATAAATAAACAATCGAAGTGAAGATAATTCCGAAATAAGGATTAACACGACCTGCTAAAACTTCTAAATCGCCACCG
This portion of the Solibacillus daqui genome encodes:
- the brnQ gene encoding branched-chain amino acid transport system II carrier protein, whose protein sequence is MGSKSFFRENIAVGFMLFALFLGAGNIIFPPQLGQMAGENIAISMIGFLITGVGLPLLGIIAVAKNGGDLEVLAGRVNPYFGIIFTSIVYLSVGPFFAIPRTGAVSFSIGIAPFLSEGMKESWIPLFITTLLFFGLTFYLAFNPSKIVDRVGKILTPALLIIICLLAIKSLITPMGEIGQAQGTYIDNAFGESFIQGYLTMDVLASLVFGIVIVQSLVARGVTEKAAQIKITIFAGIIAAAGLAFVYVSLGYIGVTSTSAIGFHDDGGTIISLAAQQLFGQAGNIILSAVIILACLTTSVGLLSANATFFHKIFPKISYKVYLVIFTVFSFAVSNFGLADLIQISLPVLVAIYPIAIVLMVFALFGNLFNHAPSVYGVALIFTGVVALYDGIKQAGFEIEAYDNFLSIFPFYEQGIAWVVPALIGGVIGYIMYIVKRK